A part of Micromonospora chersina genomic DNA contains:
- a CDS encoding carbohydrate ABC transporter permease, which yields MEFDFAAEQPKFLMLMYGLIAFVAVVGGLLLLLDVVPAWFARRREERLVAAVASGAPLPRRRKPREGAIALFFLLPTLLFLTVGLVVPAIRTTLLSFMDKNSSNWVGLDNYAWMFSEDSIVRVLINSLIWVLLVPLVATGFGLIYAVLVDKARFESVAKSLIFLPMAISFVGAAIIWKFVYAYRGDGDQIGLLNQIVVSLGGEPKQWLLESPLNTLLLIVIMIWIQAGFAMVVLSAAIKAIPADIVEAARLDGVSPWQMFWQITMPSIRPAVIVVVVTLSIATLKVFDIVRTATNGNYDTSVIANEMYNQAFRYGEPGQGSALAVFLFVLVIPIVIYQIRNLRQQREG from the coding sequence ATGGAGTTCGACTTCGCGGCGGAACAGCCGAAGTTCCTCATGCTGATGTACGGGCTGATCGCTTTCGTCGCGGTGGTGGGCGGTCTGCTCCTGCTCCTCGACGTGGTGCCGGCCTGGTTCGCCCGCCGTCGGGAGGAGCGGCTGGTCGCGGCCGTGGCGAGCGGCGCACCCCTGCCCCGGCGGCGCAAGCCGCGGGAAGGTGCGATCGCGCTCTTCTTCCTGTTGCCGACACTGCTGTTCCTCACGGTCGGGCTGGTGGTGCCGGCGATCCGCACCACCCTCCTCTCGTTCATGGACAAGAACAGCAGCAACTGGGTCGGCCTGGACAACTACGCCTGGATGTTCTCCGAGGACTCGATCGTCCGGGTGCTGATCAACAGCCTGATCTGGGTGCTCCTCGTGCCGCTGGTGGCCACCGGCTTCGGCCTGATCTACGCGGTCCTCGTGGACAAGGCCCGGTTCGAGTCGGTGGCCAAGTCCCTGATCTTCCTGCCGATGGCGATCTCGTTCGTCGGCGCCGCCATCATCTGGAAGTTCGTCTACGCCTACCGGGGCGACGGCGACCAGATCGGCCTGCTCAACCAGATCGTCGTGAGCCTGGGCGGCGAACCCAAGCAGTGGCTGCTGGAGTCGCCGCTCAACACCCTGCTGCTCATCGTGATCATGATCTGGATCCAGGCCGGCTTCGCCATGGTGGTGCTCTCCGCGGCGATCAAGGCCATCCCGGCCGACATCGTCGAAGCGGCTCGCCTCGACGGCGTCTCCCCGTGGCAGATGTTCTGGCAGATCACCATGCCGAGCATCCGGCCGGCGGTGATCGTCGTGGTGGTGACGCTCTCGATCGCCACACTGAAGGTCTTCGACATCGTCCGGACCGCCACCAACGGCAACTACGACACCAGCGTCATCGCGAACGAGATGTACAACCAGGCGTTCCGCTACGGCGAGCCCGGGCAGGGCTCCGCACTCGCGGTCTTCCTCTTCGTCCTGGTCATCCCGATCGTGATCTACCAGATCCGTAACCTGCGCCAGCAGCGGGAGGGCTGA